The Pedobacter roseus genome contains a region encoding:
- a CDS encoding YybH family protein has product MKKILLIALLLVSFGTYAQNAKDKQAILDLLEKQRTDWNKGDVEAFMQGYEKSDSLLFVGKSGPTYGWQKTLDNYKKGYPDKSAMGFLVFGIKKVDFLKSDLAFVLGSWNVKREKDELKGYFTLLIKKIKGEWKVIVDHSS; this is encoded by the coding sequence ATGAAAAAAATACTCCTTATCGCCCTGCTTTTAGTCTCATTTGGTACCTACGCCCAAAATGCAAAAGATAAACAGGCGATACTCGATCTGCTTGAAAAACAACGTACTGATTGGAACAAAGGCGATGTTGAAGCTTTTATGCAGGGATACGAAAAATCGGATAGTTTACTTTTTGTAGGTAAAAGCGGACCAACTTATGGCTGGCAAAAAACGTTGGATAATTATAAAAAAGGTTACCCGGATAAATCTGCGATGGGCTTTTTAGTGTTCGGGATTAAAAAAGTCGATTTTCTGAAATCCGATCTGGCTTTTGTACTGGGTAGTTGGAACGTAAAACGCGAAAAAGACGAGCTAAAAGGTTACTTTACACTTCTGATCAAAAAGATAAAAGGAGAATGGAAAGTGATTGTTGATCATAGCAGTTAA